The Conger conger chromosome 11, fConCon1.1, whole genome shotgun sequence genome includes the window TTGATATGATGCAAAATTGTTCAAGTCGCacagtaaattattatttaatattaatataacatgcatttttatatttattagagCACAGTAAAGCACATTACAGCTGTTATGACAGTGTTGCATGAGTTAACTCTCACAGAACAAACATAGATGCCCTTTAAggtgacttaaaaaaaaaatgttattttatatttatatttatatttataattactATAGTTGCTGCTTTATatgattatttgtttgtttgtttacaatCAAATGGAAGGGTGCATCATACCTCCCCCTTAGGGCCTTTTGTGTTTAAGTGATTTCTGGCTAAAAACGAATACTGTCTTTTGCATTTAGTGTCTGCAGAATCATATTCACATTGCTTTACAGACAATTTGTAAATTCCAGTAACTTTAATTTTACATAGGATTGAGAAATACGTTTGTCTCCTATGTTCTGTGAATGGCAGGTGACAATGACATGTATCAATACAGCAttaatgtattgtttttacAGGTGTTCTGGAGCTCTTTGCAGTTTCCCAAGGCATTGTGGGAATTCGAGGAGTTTTTAGCAACAGATTTCTTGCCATGAACAAAAGAGGGAGGCTACATGCCACAGTGAGTATAAATACTATAAACCACAATGTCTTAAGAAACAATGTCTGTGTTATCAGAAATAACTAAACTACAGTGATCCACTAACCAGAATTTGTGCTCAGTGCATTTTAATGAATAGAAATGATGCATCCTGCAGCCTTGATAAATATTTTCCCGCTTTGGAGGCCTCTGTTTCTGCACCACAAACACCACCAATCCACACAAGAAGGCAGCTGATGGGAACTGTGTTTGATAGAAGCAGCAGTCTATTAGCATGTGCTAATGGGAAGCATAGATTAAAAGGAGCCTGGGTTAGCTGATAATATGCAATGAAGGGGAAAAATCAATATGTGGAGTTAAAGCAGTTAACACTGTAGACTCAGAATGATCACAGTCAATATCTTCAGCAGCATCACTGAGGTGCATGGTGCTCAAACCATCTCACATTTGAGATGATTTCAGGGGTTAAATTAGCATCTTAGCATTTGGGGCGTGACTATCTCATTAATGTAACCACTCTTTACTAATTTCTCCTTAAAATAGATTTACTCTCTTCTCCCTTCCAGATTTATTTCAAACTTAGCCTTGTACCTCGTACTCCTAAACTTCACAATCTTTGCTATAAGAAAGCGGATTGAGAGGGGGAAATAAGTGGCCCTGTTTGGAGAAATGGACGAACGGTGTATAgttgaggaaagagagagacatagagagtgtgagagagagacatagagagtgagagagagagacatagagagtgtgtgtgtgagagagagagagagagagagagagagagagagacatagaaagtgtgtcagagagagacatagagagtgagagagagacagagagcgaacAGACACAGTGAACAGGTACAGGTACAATGCGCgaaagagagagtaagagagataGATACtgagaaaaagataaaaaacagAGCCTAAATCAGAGGATGAGCCATTGAGACAATGCAGACATAAGCAATAATTAGGGCAGCTGGGTGGTATCTGTCAGCGTTGAATTAGGTCTGATTTTCCCCAACACGGCTACAGTTGCATAGGCTAATGTAGCGGCCCTGTCAGCGTGGGGCTTAAACCCAGGGCCTAGCACTTCACAAACGGGCCTCAGGTCTCAGCAGAACTATCGAATGACATACTCATCTTGTGTTGTTGCACCGTCTGTCATACTTAATATTTAGATGTTTTCATAGTGACAATTTATTGCTAGAATAATGAGCATGGAGTCAGATGAGCTTTCTGCTCTGTGACCTACCCAGCAAGCCATTACAAGCACAATctgcagagaggtcaaaggGCGGCCTGGATTTATCCAACAAACAATCTGCAGGGGAAGAAGAACCGTGCGATTTAACCAGAAAATCCATTCTCATTAGCCTTCCCGAATTAGGCCTCAGCTGAATCACATTTAGGTTAGCTGGTTTTTATTAAGCAAAGACAAATCATTCTTAATGCAAGGTAATCACCGATGAAACCATGTCTTCCTTGACAACAAtagtgtatttcattttgacaatTTACATATGAGACCTTAGAATCAGCATCTTAGATGGGACAAGCCTACATGCCCAGTCTTGTTTCTTTCCCCACAAACTGGTAAATACAATGAGTCACAAGGCAGTATACCCTTTGTAGCCTTACTAAAGCTAATAACTCTCAAATTGAACCTTGTTTCATCCACAGATCAGCAGCAATGGCAGAAAGCTAACAGTGATAGGAGATTATCTGTTTTCAAGTAGAATTAATTTCTgtcataataaaaacaatacctGATCAATTATGTTATGGAATGGACTTTATGGTACGGAGAAATACTGAATAAATAgtgttatttgttatatttcTCATATATTCCTCAAgataattgtatttatattttatatttgtatatgcCTATAAAATACATTGAAGAAAAGTTATGGTAAACTGAAGTTGCATAACTTAAATAAGCATTCTGGGCTGGAATGCTGAGAGAGAGGAAACTGTCATCTGGGGGATTATGGGTAACAACTGTTTCAAAGACAGACCTATCTCCTGTCAGGACTGTAGCAGGTGAAGCAGCTGTGCAAGTATTATGATTCTGACAATAAAACATCTCATATAAACGAGACAGGACACACTGTAGCAGCCTCTGCTCTGTTAAACCACACAAACAACCACTGTACCACAACTGAAAACAATCTGACAGTATACTGTTAACCATATTTCAGATGCTGAATAATTTAGTAGCTGTTCTCATgcaatttcattatttataataTGAACAGAGTACATGAAAAACTGTGTCTTAGTTTTGATCTTTATGATGTATGGGCAGAACTGAACATTTCTTCAGCTAATTCATGGTATGTTAAGAATATAACACTAAAATAATACCCTGAGGGCAATGCAAATTATGAATTAGACAAACACTTGAGTTTGTATTTGTAGGGCTCTGAAGTTATTGTAGCTTGCATTGTGATTGGCATGTTTAGAAAATACTATAATGGCATCATTTTCTGCTATGCTGCTCTGTTCAACAAAACATAACTGTTGTATTATTACAAAATGCAATTTGGGGGTTATATAAGGCAACATATTGAACAAACCGACAACCCTGGATGCATTTGATGGTTTCCCACCAAAATTATTTTTAGCAGTTCATAAGAGATCCTTTTAATATAACAAACATCTTTGCTGCaattatacatataaatatattataacatCTTTGTTGCAGAGCAGTAGTATACTATATTGCGATTGTACAGTACTGAGTACAGTCAGGCAATTTGGTGCACTTCAAAATATTTACACTATAGCTACAGGGGCTCATTTTAAACAATAATATAGACCTATTTTTTATTACCTTTAACAAGGTGAAACATTGATTATTAATCAAATTACTcttatttaataaaacaaatgataCCATTAAAGTAAtcaggtactgtatgtgcttCATACACTAGTTTGCATTGTCTGGTCTGCATTgcagatatgaaaataatgaatactttcatataaacattttactttacatttaccagtctgcgtgtgtgtgcgtgtgtgtgtgtgtgttcacacacacataaattacatcacaacataacataatgaactAGAGGTTTCTTGCTCCCGGGCGATACAGTAAATCAAGAACTCAAGCACAGGCAAAACTCAACTCCAGTCTCAGAGTCTCAATGTCCTTGCGGTATAAATGGGGAAATTATTGCCCCAGAAGAAGCTGTGCCTTGGTTGGATAAAGTTATTTCATGGCCTAATGAGTTTCAGGCAGTACAAAGGACGCCCTGCCCCTGTCAGTCACTCCAGCGCTTTGATAGGAAAGTGGTCCTGATGACTTTGAGCTCTGACACAGATAAAAGTAAGTCCGGCAATTATTCTGTATCCCCTCTACAGTGTGCTGCACAGGCTCGTGACTATTATCTGTGCATTGCTTTTCATTAAGGCCCACAGATATGGTAACCCAATCAAAGCACAAAGTGCCCTGGCTCTACCAGCTGCTAATGCAATGTCGTACAGTGTAAGCGGCAAGTAATTACGGATTGTAAGGCTACAATGTTAAGGATTGTAAGGCTACATTGTTAAGGATTTGTATCATAGCTTTAACTCATTCTATTTTCTCGATGTATTTTGTTCTCTATACATTGCAAATGAAATATAGTACATTGATGGTTATCACACACCTTCAGATCATAGTATCAAAGCGTGTGGGACGTGTggaatggaatgtttttttggatttaattaaagtttaacttgattaaattatgcctgaaacatttgtttcctgttatccattaattcatattataGTATATTAGGATAAGATACAGTATACATATCATAGATTTCATGATGCTGCTTGTTATAATGTTGCAGTTGGCAAGCAAAAGGCAATTTAGTGTAACTCATTTTGATTTAATATACATTCCAATGCAACTTATCTCCTTTGTGAATTTTTTGTTCCATATCTATTTAATATCTGCATAGCCAGTGAAAACACATACTTCATATTTCAGGCAAAAGGGTGGTTTCTGGTTTATCTAATAATAACACTTGTTTCAGGTGTACTGAGGATTGATGTTAGCTACGGCACTAATTGATTATTATTTGGCATAGCATGCTCTTGTACACCTACCAGCCCTATGCCGTCAAAAAATAGTTGCAGGCCATATATATGTTGGAACActttgcttttaaaatgtggGAGTATACCTTTGTTAATAACTGGAAATTGAGACATACAGATTGCATCCCACAATAATTTTCAGTTTACCAAGGTGTCAAATGGATAGAGAAAAAAGTCCCCtggacaaaataaaatcagactCCGCATTGTGGAGCTGAACGCTACACCCTAAAGTGGGTCTGCATTGGAATCAGCAGCAAAAAGAACGGCCGGGGAAGTTATGCCGTTCCAGGAATGTTCGCATTGTGATTGATGGCGCATAGACGACCCATTTATCTCCGAAAGAAGGCCCTTGCCCAAACAGATGAGCGCAGGCACGAGTAGTATTGGATTGCAAGATAAAGCTTTGCGTATGGATCCTCCGGGCAGTGTTATTTCCTGTCATCTTGAGTTCGTGGTACTTACTGAGTTTCTTAATTAACGCGGAGAGATGGATACAATCCTCGGCGATTGTCTCACATGTTGAAATACTCTCCGTGACTCAGTCTTAATCATGGATTACATAAACCCGCGCTCCGCGGCCGAGAAATGCTTTAAACGCTCGCTAGGGAGCTATCTCATTCCAGCACTGAACGTTTTATTGGTCCGTACCATGCGAGCAAGCAGCAGATGAGCAAAGCTGGAAATGCTGAAATTGTTCTTTAAAGGCACACACGCATGTTTCAGAGATTTCATTTCGTTCTAGAGCTTTCGATTTGTGCCCCATACTGATCCAAGTAGAACGATggcaattttggtagaagtatgcactatatatacctatatatacagtatataccctGCTATTTTTCAGAGCTGCTTGTAAAATGAGTTTTGCCTGTGCTTGAGTTCTTGATATGgcatatgtttttgcataattatcagatgCGCTgataaatgttaacacagagctgaccacaggaggcagagggggaatTGGGTtctggggtcagggttagggacttttaAAAAACCTATGTCACTGCactttgcaaatgttttgtgggTGTTAAAAGAACgctgatgcatgtgggcctttgacttttttttcttttttttttttcctaaacatTGTCTAAGCAATTTGTTTTGCCTTCGGCAGAAAATTGATGTCACCGCGGCACACTGCGTCATCTCTTGATGCACTCTTGATGAGAAACTTCCTGAAAAGCGATCCCGATGATTGTTATTCCTTGGGCATAAAGGCACTTATCTAATTAGAGACCTATGGGAGAAAAATAGCCGAGGCAACGTGGTAGTACGCAAACAGACTCCCAGCTGGAAGCCAGCTGAACGCTGGGGATGGTGTTATTGTAAAGACCCGGTGCTACTCACCCTATGTCACTTATTATGCTATCAAATGCAGTCGGGGCTTTTAAACTGTAGACAACTGTCGGCGTCATACCCAAGCTTTCTTCGGCTTCCAAATTTGCTGCATGTCAAAGTTGTCAAGGCCAACTACTGTATGGGAGCTCAGATCTTGACATAGCTGTGTTATTGTTTCTGTGCCCGTTGCCTGAGAATGGCCTAGCCCATATGTGAGTCACCAGGCGAAAATGAGGCCTCAGTGCTGTTattcttgtgtttgttttttaggAGAAATTCACAGATGACTGCAGGTTCAGGGAGAGGTTTCAAGAGAACAGCTACAACACATACGCCTCGGTGACCCACCGGAACCTCCGGACGGGACGGGAGTGGTTTGTGGCCCTTAACAAGAGGGGCAAGGCCAAGATGGGCTCTAGCCCACGTGTGAAGCCTCAGCATGTCTCCACGCACTTCCTGCCCAGGTTCGGGTCCCCGGACAGAGCTGAGAGGGGGTTCACCATCACCgagaggagcagggagaagaagaaggagccCCCACCACCTCCGCCACCGCCCAAGATCAACGTCAACGTCAGGCAGAAGAGCACCCCGACCATCAAGTACTGGCCCAAGTTTCGCTTCGGATAGAGGGGCGACTGGGACCAGAGACTGTATCCTCAAAAGGACCTGGAgtatgaggagagagaggactaGCAGGACCTATTGCTGCCCTTTTAAAGGGCCTTCACTTTTCACTCAgtgcaccctgctgaaaaaaactgctcaagctatgtcttgaaacagctggtagctggttgaccagctcatacccagccagaccggcttatgaccagcttgaccagctcaaatttcatagctggattttaaagCAGGGCAAATTTTCCTTTCAGTATTTAAGCATTCCAATCAGCAGCTAAACGTGCTGACAAAAGGGCTGCAAACACATCACATTGAAAATGCTGTTAGTGGAAAACAAAAGGTTTTTAGGTGGCCACaccaaactttttttatttgctttttaatgGGCCATTAGCTTTTTTGCGTGCTTGCCACAGTTGACACTTGACCTGGAATTTCATTGTATGGTAACTGATTTGTACCATAAAGCAGTCCTAGATTCCCTTTAAGTTAATATTTGAATAGTTTAACTCATCTGCTGCTGATTATAAAGCTTCAGCCAAAGTTCCACcttacctccaaaaaaataatactgatgcacttttctttttcttttaacttAAAGCTAAATTTATTCAAGC containing:
- the fgf5 gene encoding fibroblast growth factor 5, which translates into the protein MSVPLRLFFFVHLIRLVDLAKPERVPFEEQLLEEASHSGRRTGRLYCRVGIGFHLQIHPDGRVNGSHEPDQLSVLELFAVSQGIVGIRGVFSNRFLAMNKRGRLHATEKFTDDCRFRERFQENSYNTYASVTHRNLRTGREWFVALNKRGKAKMGSSPRVKPQHVSTHFLPRFGSPDRAERGFTITERSREKKKEPPPPPPPPKINVNVRQKSTPTIKYWPKFRFG